A genomic stretch from Arachis stenosperma cultivar V10309 chromosome 3, arast.V10309.gnm1.PFL2, whole genome shotgun sequence includes:
- the LOC130969757 gene encoding probable glutathione S-transferase parA, whose translation MADEVVLLDFWPSPFGMRVRIALAEKGIDYEGREEDLSNKSPLLLKMNPVNKQIPVLIHKGRPISESLIIVQYIDEAWSNNKSPLLPSDPYQRANARFWADYIDKKIYSTGRLVWGTTGEVQEKAKEELRESFRVLEKELAEKTYFGGDMFGLVDVALIPFYSWFYTLETTANFSITEEFPRLVSWAKRCMQRDSVSNSVPDQYKIYDFLLDLKKKMHSIE comes from the exons ATGGCTGACGAAGTGGTTCTACTAGATTTCTGGCCAAGCCCATTCGGCATGAGGGTCAGAATAGCTTTGGCGGAAAAGGGGATCGACTATGAGGGTAGAGAAGAAGACTTGAGCAACAAGAGCCCGCTTTTGCTGAAGATGAACCCTGTCAACAAGCAAATCCCTGTTTTGATTCACAAGGGAAGACCAATCTCCGAATCACTCATCATTGTTCAGTACATTGATGAGGCTTGGAGCAATAACAAGTCTCCTTTGCTGCCCTCTGATCCTTACCAGCGAGCCAATGCAAGGTTTTGGGCTGATTATATAGACAAAAAG ATTTACTCAACGGGGAGATTGGTGTGGGGAACGACAGGGGAGGttcaagagaaagcaaaggagGAGTTGAGGGAGAGCTTTAGGGTGCTTGAGAAAGAGTTAGCGGAGAAGACTTATTTTGGGGGAGACATGTTTGGTTTGGTTGACGTGGCCCTCATTCCCTTCTACAGCTGGTTCTATACTCTTGAGACCACTGCCAACTTCAGCATCACTGAGGAATTTCCCCGGCTTGTGTCTTGGGCCAAGCGCTGCATGCAGAGGGACAGCGTTTCCAACTCCGTTCCTGATCAGTACAAAATTTATGACTTCCTTTTGGACCTTAAGAAGAAGATGCACTCAATTGAATGA
- the LOC130967238 gene encoding probable glutathione S-transferase parC: protein MENEVVLLDLWASMYGMRVRIALAEKGIKYEYIEEDIWNKSDLLLQMNPVHKKVPVLIHKGKPICESLIAVQYIDEVWNDRSPLLPSDPYQRSQARFWADYVDKKIYDLAKKVWARKGEEQEAGKKEFIEALQLLEAELGDKPFFGGDKLGFVDISLVTFYSWFYAVETIGNFSIESECPKFISWAKRCLQKESVANTLPNSERVYEFLLDAKKRLGIE, encoded by the exons ATGGAGAATGAGGTGGTTCTTCTGGATTTATGGGCGAGCATGTATGGTATGAGGGTTCGAATTGCGCTTGCAGAGAAGGGTATAAAGTACGAGTACATTGAAGAGGATATATGGAACAAGAGcgatcttcttcttcaaatgaacCCAGTTCACAAGAAAGTCCCTGTTCTCATCCACAAAGGCAAACCCATCTGCGAGTCTCTCATCGCCGTTCAGTACATTGATGAGGTCTGGAATGATAGATCTCCGCTCCTACCTTCTGATCCGTATCAAAGATCTCAGGCTAGGTTCTGGGCTGATTATGTTGACAAGAAG ATATATGACCTTGCAAAGAAGGTGTGGGCAAGAAAAGGAGAAGAGCAAGAAGCTGGTAAGAAGGAATTCATTGAAGCCCTTCAATTATTGGAAGCAGAGCTAGGAGACAAACCGTTTTTCGGGGGAGACAAGCTTGGTTTCGTAGACATTTCGCTTGTCACATTTTATAGCTGGTTTTATGCAGTTGAGACCATTGGCAACTTCAGTATAGAGTCTGAATGTCCCAAGTTCATTTCTTGGGCCAAGAGGTGTCTGCAGAAAGAAAGCGTTGCTAACACTTTACCCAACTCAGAAAGGGTCTATGAATTCCTTTTGGATGCTAAAAAGAGGCTCGGCATTGAGTGA